In Bubalus bubalis isolate 160015118507 breed Murrah chromosome 3, NDDB_SH_1, whole genome shotgun sequence, a genomic segment contains:
- the LOC102404705 gene encoding olfactory receptor 13D1-like, whose amino-acid sequence MERTNWTDIEFTLQGLSEYPRAEKLLFMMFLVMYMVILLGNSTLIILTLLDSRLHTPMYFFLSNLSFLDILYTSSFIPSTMIHFLSEKKNISFTRCVVQMSVSFTMASTECVLLAVMAYDRYVAICIPLRYPIIMSKALCIQMAVLSWVLGFLNSLTQTILAVRLPFCGKNVINHFVCEILAFLKLACTDISLNEITLMLGNVIFLFVPLLLICISYIFILSTVLRINSAGGRKKAFSTCSAHITVVTMFYGSILFMYIKPKSKDTASDKLIALCYGVVTPMLNPIIYSLRNTEVHDAMKKLTARQFWKKE is encoded by the coding sequence atggaaagaaccaACTGGACAGACATTGAGTTCACTTTACAGGGACTTTCTGAGTATCCAAGAGCAGAAAAACTCCTATTCATGATGTTCTTGGTGATGTACATGGTGATCCTCCTGGGGAACAGCACTTTGATCATCCTCACTCTCCTGGATTCCCGCCTTCACACCCCTATGTACTTCTTTCTCAGTAACCTTTCCTTTCTTGACATTTTGTACACATCCTCCTTTATCCCCTCAACAATGATACACTTTCtatcagagaaaaaaaacatCTCCTTCACTAGATGTGTTGTTCAGATGTCTGTCTCCTTCACTATGGCATCCACAGAGTGTGTACTTCTAGCAGTGATGGCATATGACCGCTATGTAGCCATCTGCATCCCTTTGAGATACCCCATCATCATGAGCAAGGCACTTTGTATTCAGATGGCAGTTCTCTCATGGGTACTGGGCTTTCTCAACTCATTGACACAAACAATTCTTGCAGTACGGTTGCCCTTCTGTGGGAAAAATGTCATCAATCATTTTGTTTGTGAAATATTGGCCTTTCTCAAGCTAGCTTGCACAGATATTTCCTTGAATGAGATTACTCTAATGTTAGGCaatgtaatatttttgtttgttccaTTACTGTTGATTTGTATCTCCTACATTTTCATCCTTTCCACTGTCCTAAGAATCAATTCAgctggaggaagaaaaaaggcTTTTTCCACCTGCTCAGCCCACATTACAGTGGTGACCATGTTTTATGGGTCAATCCTCTTTATGTATATAAAGCCAAAGTCCAAAGATACTGCTTCTGACAAACTGATTGCTCTGTGCTATGGAGTCGTCACACCGATGCTCAATCCTATCATCTATAGCCTGAGAAATACAGAGGTGCATGATGCTATGAAAAAACTCACAGCTAGACAGTTCTGGAAGAAAGAATGA